In the genome of Ictalurus punctatus breed USDA103 chromosome 3, Coco_2.0, whole genome shotgun sequence, the window TAACAACACCGGGCCTCATTTTATAGCGGCGGAtacaaacaaatgtatttatgcattaagTACTGCGATATTTCCTGTTTATCAGCACAtacctaccacacacacacacacacggaataCAACATAAACACACCGTGAGAAAGTTGGAGGAATTCTCTCTCCGTGAACGTTGTGAACATTCGTGTGCTCgcttttaaaatgaaactaTGTCCCGTTGTTATATGCTGGTGTTTCGTAGGTCCAAAACATGTGCTGGTCAAaacccgtttttttttttattttattagatcTTTTCCGTAACTATAGGCTGGTTGTGAGAAATGCCCTGTTCACTTCCTGAATATTCAGATGAacaatgaaaggaaagaaagacgAGTGTGGCGATGAGCGGCTGGAGCGAGTGAATAAATACTTGGGTAGGTAGTCGAGGTCGTAAAGGAAACGCAAAGTTTCCTTTAGGAAAGAAAAACGTTCTGTCTTTGCCTATTCAGTAGTCTACTTGCTAATAGGATAATTAGCAGTTAGCATAGTAGCTAACTCGGGGACAGTAAACACAGATGAACTCCGGCTGCAGATAAATCACGCTGCATTCACGTGCATTTTACATTCAGCCATTTCTGTCAGGTTACCTTTTGTTAGCCACCTAGTTACCATTAACAGTGCCGATTAGGAGCATTTATGAAcgtgaatgaaataaaatcctgtcaggttagcacAATGTTAGCAGTTGGATCAGGCTAGCTATCTGCTTGACACGACCAGTGATTATTATGAACCTTTatgaatagaaataaaacaatatccTGGTCAACATTTCCTTGAGCCAAGTGGTTTTCCCTGTGTGCTTCAAGCTGACCACCAACGTCTTGTCTGAGAGACTACCGGCCTGTCGCACTCACACTAGTCAAGAAACATAAGGCGCAGTATTCCCACCACTCTGGACCCATTTCAGTACAATTACCGTACCAACCGCTCAACAGAGGACGGCGTATCTGCCACCACGTATCGGTCTCTGACCCATCGAGATAAAAAGGACAATTAAGTAaggatgctgttcatagacttcagttcagcttTCAACCCGATCGTCCCACAACGCTTACTGGGTTTAAACACCTCCCTCTGCAACCGGATCCTGGACTTTCTGACCGGGACACCCCAGTCCGTCAGGATCGGCAactccacctccagcaccaccacactgtgccccccagggctgtgtgctcagtccactgctgtttaccCCGCTGACTCATGATTGTTTGGCAAAGTTCAGTTCTCATCACATCATCgagtttgctgatgacactacaGTCGTGGGCCTCATCAGTAACAATGGCGAGTCAGCGTACAGGGAGGAGCTGAACCAACTCTCAGAATGGTGTCTCTTAATCTCTCTTAATGTTGGTAAGACTAAACACACGATCGTCGACTTCGGGAGAACCCGAGTGGACCACTCATCACCGCACATCGACGGAACAACTGTGGAGAGTCAAAAGCTCCAAGGttcttggtgtgcacatgaTGGAGGACCTCTCCTGGTctctcaacaccacctgccTAGTCAAGAAGGGCAAGCAGCCCCTACGCTTCCTACGGAGGCCGAAGAGAGCCAAACCTTCTCCACCCATCCTCACCTGCTTCTACAGAGGGACGATAGAGAGtgtcctgaccagctgtctcgCAGCGTGGTACGGGAACTGCACAGACTCGAACCGCAAGACCCTACAGCGGATGGTGAGGACAGCTGAAGAGATCATCATGGTCTCTCTTCCCACAATCGACACCTCCTTCAACAAccgctgcatccgcaaagccacgAGTATTGAGGACGACCCCCTCACCCCTCTCACGgtctcttcaccctcctgccatctggaagAAGGTACATGAGCATCCGttccaccaccagcagactccacAACAGCTTCTTCACTGAgacagtcagattactcaacaccctgcttCCTCCAAAAACTCACCTGCTGCTCTACTTGTGCTACTACATTACACGATAACTTACAGTTTACAGCCCATgccgtgcactttatgtagtcttgcgtagcctactgttctgtgttgcaccgtGGTCCTGAAGGAACGTCATTTCCTTCCAATGTATACAATCTATATAGAGGAAAGAcgataaaaacccacttgaacTTGAAGTTAGCTATCTGACTAGCCTTAAatgaaaaagagatgaaaatgaatgaagacAATTCcatcagaaatcctgtcaggttagctcgtTAGCTAGCTGAAGATTAATAACAAATATGATCaagaaataactaaataatCCTGTCATGTCACCTAGTTGGTTAAGGTTAGCAGGTAAAAGAGGTTAGCTGGCTAACACGAACAGTGACGATCatgaacatttataaatatgaatgaaaaattatcctgtcaggttagcatgttagctacCTGGTTAAATCCGACAATGACGCAGGAATATTGAGgaatattacagaaaataaaaacccgtCAGTTTAGCCCACATTAACGGAAGATTATGACCGTTCATGAATCTGAATGGAAAAATTCCTGTCACGTTAGCTAGCTGCATCAAGTTAGCACATGTATAACTAGCTGGCTAACACTAATAATGGAGATTAAGGATgtttatgaatatgaatgaaaaagaatcctgtcaggttagctcatgttaaACAGCTGATTGATGTCAGCAGTCAGGACGTGTAACGtcctgtcagaaatcctgtTAGACGAGCTCGTGTGCGTTCGTGTTTGGGAAAGATTGGGTTCTCATGaagatgaattaaaaaaaaaaaaaatctggtccgatatcctgtcaggttagctcatgctAGCTAAATGGCTAATAGTAACAGCGTCAGTTATGATTCAGGGAAAGAACTTAATAATCTTTCCAGAAATCGGCTtgtgctagctagctggctagcgtTAGCCACTGTTAGATTAGCTGTAGAACATTAGCTTGTGCGCTGTAGCATTTGGGAAAGAACAGAAGAATGATGTCATGATGGTTGATTGGTCACTTTTTTAGGAGTCAGAtacgtagtgtgtgtgtgtgtgtgtgtgtgtgtgtgtgtgagtgagagagagagagagagagagagagaaagtctcTTTCACAAGGTGTGTTTCTGTGGCATTTGCAGAAAAATGTGCTTGTTTCATCAGAGATCTACAGCAATatatctttctctttttttgtaacAAAATACAAACATCATTAATCTTTTCCAGAGATGCTGATGTCAGCGAAGATCACGGCacaaaacagacagagacagcagAATatctggacacacacacacacatacacacacacacacacacaccactttacACTAGGTTTTCTTTCCCCTCTTTTAACTCGTCATTAGAATGGGACAACCGTGAGAGTAAATCATTTCGATAATTCATTAATCTTAACTAAAGATGACAGAATTACGGCAAAACGACTGAAACCTGCAAAATCTACGCTCACGGAGCTTCGTAGCACGTTTTCCTAAAGATCGGTACAAAAATAGATACGAAAAAATTCTTTAAAGCATTTACAGTACGTAACGATCACGAGGTCAAACCTCCTTCgctcaaggaaaaaaaaaccaaatggTGTGATGTATTAATAGCTACGTGCtaacatgctaatcactaaaACATTGGGGAGATTGGTATCGGTGATtggtattgatttttttttctttgactgatttttatttttaaacagccaCAAGATGTCCTCACCGATTCTTTTATAGAATTCAgcttcagaaacacacactgtcagtgCTAACGAACCGTGTGAGCAatgctaatcatggtttatgacgCTGTGGACGCTGGAGGACTGGACGCTAAACTGACGAAATCGGCCTCGTTGTAAACTCTGCCCAGATGGTTAAAAGCTCAGCGAGGCTCGACTTTATGCAAGTGAGTGCTTCTGTAACGTTCAACCAATCAGGTGCGGGCGTCACGAATGGGAAGACATTTAATTCGCCGTGACTAAATTTACGTAAACGATGCCGAAACCCTCACCAGCGATGAGAAGAGAGACGCTGTGAACCTGCATGTGGCGAAATCTTTCGTTTAGACGACACACGGCGTTATAGTTTTTCTGCGCTCTAGGTGGCGCTCACTTCTCAAGGTGTATCGGGTTTCGGCGGCTCGAGAAGCAAACCAAGGGGTAAAAAGGGGCAATCATTTCAGACTACCGAAAACTGatcgtgtgggcggggctaagTGAGGCAGGGTTTGGAGCAGAATATTCATGGCTGTTAACTTGGACCTCTGTCCTGTAAACGGCGTCACCGATCCACTGTCTCTGTTCGCTCTCTCGTTCtctgaataataaataacaacaataaataaattaacaataaCAGAAATCCATCTCCTCCATTAAAGGTTAGTTGTTTTTTGTCCCCATAATGCACTGCGGGTTAAGAGTGGTTTTGCTCAAATCCGACTGAATTCCTAAAACGTTCAAGGCAACAGAATGGCTTCTTGACCGTTTCCCATGATGCACTGCTCTGGTGATTTCCTTCTTCCTCGTCCTCATCATGGCGCTAGGACTTGAGATTTTTATCCCACTTGACGTATTTCATCTTTCATCGCTCCACTCTTCAGCATCACATTCCTAAGGCCGTGCTACTGACACACAGatatttcccagaatgcactgctcTGGTGAACTCAGGTGTCCAAAGTTCCCTCATTATCATCGTGGCTCCAGATTTTGTTTCACTTGctcctccttcctcctcctcgtcaTCCTCACATCCCTGCAATAAATCTTGCGGTAAAGAGGAGAGGCCGACGCCACACCTGCTCTCTATTGGACGCCGAGATATTTCCCACAATGCCTTGCTCTGctagttttcttttctccacttCTTTCTTCcttgctctttttctctcctccttGATTCTGTCACTTCGTGGTGATGCCCTCTAAGACTCGAGCAGACTGTGCCACCGACACACCTGCTGCCCTTTCGACTCCTTCATCTGAGTCCAGTGCGTGAGCTCGTCCTCGCCGGAGCTGTTCAGGCCCAGAGAGATCCAGCCGATCATCTCCTTGCGCTTGATGCTGCGTTTGTTGTAGACGGAGAGGATGAGCGTGACGTCCGACAGCTGGAACAGCGCCACCTGGAACACGAACGTCTCCCTGTAGGTGGGGTTCGGCTGGCCGCGGCACAGCGACGTCTTACACTTGGACATCTCCTGACCCATGGAGTTCAGCAGGGTCAGCTTTACGTACGTGTCTgtgaacaggaggaggagggggaggagcaggaggagggggaagaggaggagggggaggggcagtTATTACACTTCACACACAATTATAAGTAGACGGTAAATGCACATCAGAAACCAAGTACagtattatattatttacatacgGTTTCATTAATAATGAAACGAAGCGGACAGgaagttgattaatttcctataacagcacgtgtgttttattgctcttacaccacagcggtCTGCCAACAGTTACGTATTTATTACGGAACAACGTGTCGGacgtttttatccgtttatagatACAATTCATTCGCTTTTACCTCCTTtcaactcctccgtcctgaagacgcCCGAAAACCtggaagttacagctttaccgacaatggagactccttccgtgaacGTCACATTCAGAGAAAACTCTAACAAGGTATATAATGGAAACAATCGAACGTCACAGATCTGATCCAAAGCCGTGAGGTGCGACCTGACGGGCTTTCCAATCGGATCGTGTCTTAACGAATCGCGAATTTGACGCTCAGGACGCGCTCATGGCGTGCCTCACGGTTCTTCGTTGACATGGCGGAAGGTCACACAGGTGGAGTTCAGGAACAGGGGCAGAAAGGTGACGAGACCCCTGCAGGGTCAGGGTAAGGGTTAACACATCCGGCTGCGTCTCCTTTCacccgcttttttttttttttttttttttaaatcgacgATCTCCTTGTTATCACCTGCAGCTTCAGCGGAAGAGCCGCTGATTACCGCGTCATCCATTTTATTCACTTAACGTGAGCGAGGATTCAGACGCTTTTCCTGAACACGTCAATGACGGCTGATGCGGGAGGCTCGCCTTTTGTTGTGTGTAAACAGGAAAATAAAAGGAAGAAGAGACATTTAGAtagaatttacacacacacacacacacacacacacacacacacacacacacacacacaagtggcAGCTGCCTGCCAGGTCCTCCCTCTCCTTGCTAAAAAAAGGAGGATTtgtatctgtttctctctctctctctctctctcggataTAAAGGCTCGGGTGAAGTGAACTGATTTGGCACGCGCTGGAAAAGGAGCGATTCTGACACCTTAAGTGCTTTAGCGCTGCATTAATGGACCTCCCACTGGCGGAGGTGAAAGAACCCGAGCGGCGATTAAACCCGAGTGATTGGCTTTATTGAAAGCGGCATTGTCACGAGTCGAAGAGGTCGGAGGAAACGCGAAAGCGCTTTTGTGCCGGGAAACAATCCCCCGTCTCTGCGCACGAAGACGTCAAACCTGCAACACGGCCGCGCGGTTCATCGTCTTCCACCGGCGGTGTCGAGGAGACGGAAACCCTGGACCGCAGTTTAGGGAAAACGTTAACGTGCGATACGTCAACACTTCCAGGTAACGACTCATCGCTTCTCCTCACTGCCCAACAACAAGACCCGTTTTCCAGCGTATAATTCCGATTCCCATGTTTGACGTTATCTCgtgataaaaaatataataaagaagAACAAGatgaaaagcaaaagaaaaacgcagcttgtcgcGTCACCGAGAGACCGCAGAGAAGCGTACACTCCTCTGTAcggaagatgtcggaaaacttttTAAAGGTTAcggctgacaccggagactccttccagcgATGGGACGTTTACAGAAATCAACGCACGTTTTTACTCCGTTTATGTGGACGGATCCCTGCGAACgcgccgttactatagaaacgaaaCCCGGGAGCTGCAGCTGGGCTGccgtcagagccgctgttatagaaaactaatcaacacgttctgaccaatcacagtccagaactcggcagcagcgctgtggtgtaacacATCTATCACAAATTCACCATCATCATCGCATAGATATGGatggcatgcacacacacacacacacacacacacacacacacacacacacacacacacacacgagtggtGCTTGTCCCCGTGTCTGAGTTCTCTACCAAGaactgttttttaattaatcagTCATTGATCACAGGTAGGAAGCCGTCATTCTtcgtgcaaaagtttgtgcccccTCTGATTTCTGGGTGGAGGGAAAAACGGGAAGCGCACTTTGATTTGAGAATTTACATGCAAATCCAAAAGGTCAGAAATGAATTTAACATCCCAAATTATACTATTTGAACGTTTCTGTTCATTTCCGCCTTAGCTTCGTCCTAgtgggtgtacaaacttttgcactcgacCGTAAATCCGGTACACCGTGGTCTTATTAACGGCAAGCGGTATGGAGGATAACGAAACGTGGAGTCGATATCAGATATCGGTCATTTACAGGCGACACCGGCTGTGTCCCGAATCACAcgtcacacacccactcatgcACTACAGTATGGGTCAGTTTTAACTTCTACACCGCTGAATAAAACACACCCGCTCTTGGTGGCGCGCTCAGACATGAGACGACTAAGTGAAAACCCAAACATGCAGATGTTCCACATGGACAGCTAGGGAGCGAGTGAGCAAGGGGAAGACTCACCTCGGATTATATAAACCTGCCCACCTATCAAGTGCTTTAGACAACAGAACAGCCCGTCTGACGAGGAACGGGGGAGGGGTGGATCAGAGGATgggagacagtgagtgagagagagagagagagagagagagagggggaggagagGAAAGGGTTAATAAccagagaggagaaaaaaacaagaggAAAAATCACACAAGAAGATACGAGATACAGAGTAGCATGTACACTATTTAGTAGAGTAGCATGCGAATCGGGACGTGGCCCGTGTGTTTTTCAGGTGTTGGACAGAAACAGAGGGAGAAGAAAGACACAGCTTAACAGGTTAAAGGTTAAATGACATCACATAAGGTTAGCATtagagttagcattagcacGTGATCATAAAGTGGAACACAACACTTTAGAACAAAGGGCGCTGAATAGGAGAAGAATAGCAACTTCATAAACATCACATCATGACTTTTACACACCCAATGTCACTTTCATGACCTTTGCATACACAGTAGACaaagaggggtgtgtgtgtgtgtgtgtgtgtgtgtgtgtgtgtgtgtgcatttactGGGCGGTTTGTTGGTGGCCACGTTTTTGAAGTGACACCCCTTGATGACCTCGACAGAGAGGCGGCCCGTGGTGGCGTTGTAAACAAGCCCTAGCAGAATCTCAGGCGATGACCTTTGACCGGCGGACTGGAACGTAGACGCTGTTTCACTGCACGATGCGGCAGACACACTCGACTGAGTCTCGCtggcctgaaacacacacacacacacacacacacaccagatagCTCCATCGGTCCATCCATCGAGCCATTGTGTTTACCAtaaacagttatttatttgatcAGCTGGGAGTCGATAATGAACCATTTCTGCGTCCTAAATCACGATGCCCATAGAGTCCTAAcaatacccacaatgcactacACCTTCTGTAGAGAACAGTGGGACAGGGACAGCCTGAAAACTGGGTTTGAGGAAGTGGCACAGGTTCTCTTCCAtgaatccattcatccatccgttCACTCACCCATACATCCCCTCACACATCcactcacccatccatccatccattcactcaCCCATACATCCCCTCACACATCCACTCACCCATACATCCATccgttcactcactcacccactcacccatccatctatccaaccactcacccatccatccatacatccatccgttcactcacccactcacccatccatctatccacccactcacccatccatctatccacccactcacccatccatccatccattcactcacccactcacccatccatctatccacccactcacccatccatccatccactcactcacccacttgCCCATCCACCCACTCATTGAGCaatgtgtccatccatccatcggtccatcatccatctatctatccatccacccaccatCCTGTCTCTccatcatcatccatccatccacccatcagTCAATCCATGTCCTGTAGCCCATCCTGTGTCCTGCCCTGCGTCCTGCCCTGCGTCCTGCCCTGCGTCCTGCCCTGCACTCACTGTGGTGCTGCAGCAGGGTTCCAGAGGCAGGGGGATGGCCATTTTGCCCTGCAGGTTGAGTTTGGTGAGGTAGAACAGTTTCTCTCCCAGcatcttcttctccttcttgaTCTTGCTGATGCTGTAGAGACGAAACCGCACGCCGTAGTTCCCGATGCTCTCCGACTGGACGTGGCTGAAGCGGAAGGTCTTGCTGAGGCTCCGCCCCCTGGCCACGGCCATCTTGGCGCGCTGCTTTTTGGCGGGAAGGAGCACTAGGTGGAGTTGCCAGGTGATCCCGGGCGATCGTCGCGGTGATGGGAGGTCGGTCACCGCGGTTACAGTGACGGAGAGGCAGCGCTGGTGCAAATCGTAGTCGAAGAGGATGTGCAGCGTCCCGAACGGAGAGAAGGGCGAGTCGGGAGAGTAAAGCTtcaggagaggagaagaggaacCACGGACAGACAGATCctacacaaagagagagagagagagagagagagagagagagagagagagagagagagaagtggggaGGTGGAGAGGcgaagagaaaatgagagaaaaatgagaacgggagagaaatgcagaaagaaaatgacacacagagaaaaataaGTGATGTGGGGGGAGGAAtggtgagaaaaaaagagagagagagagagaaagagagagagagagagagagagagagagagagagagagatgaagagaaaatgagagaatgagagggagagaaaaatggAGCCATGAGAGCAAATGAGAATGAGATatatggagaaagaaaaaagagagacggAGAAATATAAGGAGAGAGAAATCGAGcgcagagaaagaaaagagagggagagagacgtaaagagagagagagagagagagagagagagagagagagagagagtagaaaACAGGATAACTTGTGATTATGTAATTAACCTTTCAGTTGAGAGAAAACAGTAAGTAAAGGGAGTGTGTTAGCAGCGtcggactgacacacacacacacacacacacacacacacacacctcgggGCTGACCACGGCTGTGCTGTCACTCGGGACGTCCTCCTCCAGGCCCTTGGTGTTGCTGAAGCTCTCGGGGTCGTGCGCTTCGCTCTTGGTGTCGGCGAGGTCAGAGGTCGAGCCGTCTTCATCCTGGTAGGGCGGTGGCTGGAGCTCATCAAGGGGCGGAGTCAACCTCATCCTCTGAATACAGTTCACTGAAGGATGgatgacgagagagagagattcgtTTATCATCtcttctcatttcttttttttcccttttcgtTTCTAACTActtttccttctttcccctCACGCAGTGGCGTCCATGTGAACACTGATGCCCTGGAAAACAAATAcctgttgccatggaaacatCATAACTGAAATGTAATCTGGTCTtacttcctcttcttctttatttGATTTTCTTCTTACTGTCGCTGTTTTCCCTTCTTCtgtcatttatgtatttattttctattttagcttcttaaacacacacacgcttagtGTTAGCAGTGGGGATCGCCCAGAGTGATGCACACAcctgactctctctgtctgtgtctctgtgtgtgtgtgtgtgtgtgtgtgagaatgggtgaatgagacacagtgtaaagcactttggataaaagcactttGGAGAAAAGCgct includes:
- the syt14a gene encoding synaptotagmin-14 isoform X2, with the translated sequence MAIDGGERSCGVHELICIRKVSPEALGFLSAVAVFVFLMILVFLFLNNKLSIENVAPQPLDHYRKGKEAPDKGYGEADFQAWSSDSDDEVMGQYQEAMTRSRGLRGRCTGAAGSPHHKGFSWETQHKYCPLSAEYDGYSSEASAEDVNCIQRMRLTPPLDELQPPPYQDEDGSTSDLADTKSEAHDPESFSNTKGLEEDVPSDSTAVVSPELYSPDSPFSPFGTLHILFDYDLHQRCLSVTVTAVTDLPSPRRSPGITWQLHLVLLPAKKQRAKMAVARGRSLSKTFRFSHVQSESIGNYGVRFRLYSISKIKKEKKMLGEKLFYLTKLNLQGKMAIPLPLEPCCSTTASETQSSVSAASCSETASTFQSAGQRSSPEILLGLVYNATTGRLSVEVIKGCHFKNVATNKPPNTYVKLTLLNSMGQEMSKCKTSLCRGQPNPTYRETFVFQVALFQLSDVTLILSVYNKRSIKRKEMIGWISLGLNSSGEDELTHWTQMKESKGQQVCRWHSLLES
- the syt14a gene encoding synaptotagmin-14 isoform X3 gives rise to the protein MAIDGGERSCGVHELICIRKVSPEALGFLSAVAVFVFLMILVFLFLNNKLSIENVAPQPLDHYRKGKEAPDKGYGEADFQAWSSDSDDEVMGQYQEAMTRSRGLRGRCTGAAGSPHHKGFSWETQHKYCPLSAEYDGYSSEASAEDVNCIQRMRLTPPLDELQPPPYQDEDGSTSDLADTKSEAHDPESFSNTKGLEEDVPSDSTAVVSPEDLSVRGSSSPLLKLYSPDSPFSPFGTLHILFDYDLHQRCLSVTVTAVTDLPSPRRSPGITWQLHLVLLPAKKQRAKMAVARGRSLSKTFRFSHVQSESIGNYGVRFRLYSISKIKKEKKMLGEKLFYLTKLNLQGKMAIPLPLEPCCSTTASETQSSVSAASCSETASTFQSAGQRSSPEILLGLVYNATTGRLSVEVIKGCHFKNVATNKPPNGLFCCLKHLIGGQVYIIRGESSPCSLAP
- the syt14a gene encoding synaptotagmin-14 isoform X1, with protein sequence MAIDGGERSCGVHELICIRKVSPEALGFLSAVAVFVFLMILVFLFLNNKLSIENVAPQPLDHYRKGKEAPDKGYGEADFQAWSSDSDDEVMGQYQEAMTRSRGLRGRCTGAAGSPHHKGFSWETQHKYCPLSAEYDGYSSEASAEDVNCIQRMRLTPPLDELQPPPYQDEDGSTSDLADTKSEAHDPESFSNTKGLEEDVPSDSTAVVSPEDLSVRGSSSPLLKLYSPDSPFSPFGTLHILFDYDLHQRCLSVTVTAVTDLPSPRRSPGITWQLHLVLLPAKKQRAKMAVARGRSLSKTFRFSHVQSESIGNYGVRFRLYSISKIKKEKKMLGEKLFYLTKLNLQGKMAIPLPLEPCCSTTASETQSSVSAASCSETASTFQSAGQRSSPEILLGLVYNATTGRLSVEVIKGCHFKNVATNKPPNTYVKLTLLNSMGQEMSKCKTSLCRGQPNPTYRETFVFQVALFQLSDVTLILSVYNKRSIKRKEMIGWISLGLNSSGEDELTHWTQMKESKGQQVCRWHSLLES